One window of Pseudomonadota bacterium genomic DNA carries:
- a CDS encoding choice-of-anchor L domain-containing protein, which yields MNAHLRAVTVTAAIAASALAAFGCEGVREADTGPDADSDSDTDTDSDSDTDSDSDTDTDSDSDADGDGGVIEMDCTECPAVGSTLSNMLCAIDMCDMDVVVQNEYASLTPLEGCTLEDTYEAVDRFGSTANDLAPLKNDSYAIMASGIATGTMHSGGCTSYSTSAEDPFSTEGYPTYDAFEWRLAFVAPEAAKGFRFKYVFFSEEYDDFIGTSVNDKFYVVLEAASTDGGAAKVINFTSCRDPDAYYDFICAAEDSGCEEGEKYCYIAINSALSDCCWYNGCPDGYSTDVGTNIGGTGFECGSPVGTDGSNYGSSTGWLQTSWPITGGEMFSLTFHIHDTSDQVWDSEVILDSFEFTKDADQGTVPIE from the coding sequence ATGAACGCGCACCTTCGGGCTGTCACCGTCACCGCCGCGATCGCCGCTTCGGCGCTGGCCGCCTTCGGCTGCGAGGGAGTCCGCGAGGCCGACACGGGCCCCGACGCGGATTCCGACTCCGACACGGACACGGACTCCGACTCGGACACGGACTCCGACTCGGACACCGACACCGACTCCGACTCCGACGCGGACGGCGACGGCGGCGTCATCGAGATGGACTGCACCGAGTGCCCGGCCGTGGGCTCCACGTTGAGCAACATGCTGTGCGCCATCGACATGTGCGACATGGACGTCGTGGTCCAGAACGAGTACGCGAGCCTGACCCCGCTCGAGGGCTGCACCCTCGAGGACACGTACGAGGCGGTCGACCGCTTCGGCTCGACGGCGAACGATCTCGCGCCGCTGAAGAACGACTCCTACGCGATCATGGCGAGCGGCATCGCCACCGGGACGATGCACTCCGGCGGCTGCACGTCGTACTCGACGAGCGCGGAGGATCCCTTCTCCACCGAGGGATATCCGACCTACGATGCGTTCGAGTGGCGGCTCGCGTTCGTCGCGCCCGAGGCGGCCAAGGGGTTCCGGTTCAAGTACGTCTTCTTCTCCGAGGAGTACGACGACTTCATCGGCACCTCGGTCAACGACAAGTTCTACGTTGTCCTGGAGGCCGCGAGCACGGACGGCGGCGCGGCCAAGGTGATCAACTTCACGAGCTGCCGCGATCCGGACGCCTACTACGACTTCATCTGCGCCGCGGAGGACTCGGGCTGCGAGGAGGGCGAGAAGTACTGCTACATCGCCATCAACAGCGCGCTCTCGGACTGCTGCTGGTACAACGGCTGCCCGGACGGGTACAGCACGGACGTGGGCACGAACATCGGCGGGACCGGCTTCGAATGCGGGTCCCCGGTCGGAACCGACGGCTCCAACTACGGCTCCTCGACGGGCTGGCTCCAGACGTCCTGGCCGATCACGGGCGGCGAGATGTTCTCGCTCACGTTCCACATCCACGACACGAGCGACCAGGTCTGGGACTCCGAG